Part of the Xenopus tropicalis strain Nigerian chromosome 3, UCB_Xtro_10.0, whole genome shotgun sequence genome, GCTCTGTTTACAACAAGCAATACAAAAAAGAACTTTATTGGAAAACTTccagaaagggttaaatacaattttttgtctgttttgaATTTTCAGCGAAAATCCTTTCATACGTCTCCAGGAGAACAGAGTGCAACTAGCAGAAaacaaacacaattaaaaaaaaaacaaaaaaaaaacaaaaaaaacactttgacAGACCGCATAAGTGTCTTGCATATTTATGATGTAATCTGAAGATCTGACATCAGCCCCCTTCCTACTGAGAATGCAgactgaaatatttaaaaatagggGTTAAACCCAAACCAATTTTTTCTGGGATTGTTATTTCTTTAGGGGATAGCATAAGTCACATGAATAATTATGGCAAACAATTTCCAGCTGCTCGAGGTGGTCTTCTATGAATCTTCCACTGCAGGAGTTTGGTTCTTAATGCAAGGTTATTCTTTAGGAGtgaataaacattattttaccaTATGCAGCAGAGAAATGGTTATGGTACTCAACAATACACTTGTTTGCGAAACTGAACAAATCTTCGGATATCTCTTTTGTACTCAGGAAAACAGGATAACGGGAATTTCGAGACAGCTAGTTTTTAGGGATTCTAAAAGACCACTTTCACACTGCCATCCAGCAATTTGCTGCACAGTTTTCTGAAAAGTCTCACAAATGTGCAGATGTCAAAGAAGCAAAACCACCACAGTCATTAAAATCTATACAGCAGAAAAGCTTAAGCAATATGCTAACAGATACTTGTGCATTTGCCCATGGCATATGGTCTTTAAGGGCTTTCCCATGGAATGAAAAGTGCAGCCCCTGAAAAATGGAGTACAATGTGACAGTGCCCTGAGGATATGATTTATTTTGAATATTGTTATATCCTACTTTCTTTCAGGATAGTGTTGCTATGATACACACACCGTGGCTTTACTGATGTTTTTAAAATACAGTTTCCGACATACAGTCACTGTGCTGAGAGCAGTTGCAGAGTTCTCCTCAGTTGGGTAGGATGAAAAACTAACAAAGTGGACAATATATAACGTACAAGGTGCCTTAAAGCCAGTCATAACCTGACCTGCTGTAACGGAAAATATTTACAGAAGCTAGAAGGACTACAGGTCACAGTTAAATCTAGTGCAGTCCAATACTACAACTCCATGTATTTGCAGAAGCGTGCATTCCTTCTGCTTCTGTACAAATAGTTCTATTACATTTGCAGTATAATGAATGCCTGGAGTAGAACCTGGCTAAAAGGCCCTGGGGAGAACAATGAACTAAATAGCCAGAAAGACTAGTGATACATTGGGCAGCAACACCACTAGATGAGTCTCCTAAGCAACAGCAGCATATCACAATGAATAAAGGCTGCAAAACACACTTCAATCACCATCTCCAAACAATGCAGTTTCAAATCACAATAACTATGAGATCAGGTGACTGCCATGCTATGAGAACATTATGTATGGAGAAAAACACCTATATAGTTCTCTAAATTAGAGTGTGGGGTGTATGTTCCTTTAGAGAACAAAAGCTCATGTAAGGAAAACACTAAATATACCCATCATTTATAGGCCCATCTGAGACACATGCCTGCAGAATAGTAAGCTATAGGGCATTCCACGATGGGTCACCTACATCTGAAGAAAAAGGTGGTGTTCTCCTTCATTTCAAATATCACATCTAGGCATGtcttcatacatatatatttaaatgttacgtgtaaaaaaaaaataaaaatgaaactgctgGACAGAAAAATAGTGCAGTTTTGCTGCAGTTACTCTTGGTTCATTTATGTATAGGGGCGATTTCCTGATTGCACAATTTTGGCACTAGGCAACTAAACTCCTGCAGTTATGAATCTTGGTGTTAAATCATTATCAATGTAAACAGCAGCTTTTCAACTAAACAAAACAAAGATTGTAAAGCAGCTGGGCCTGCAATGCATATACAGTTGTGTGCatttatatcaatatatacacacagacttCCAGgggtgtgcatgtgtgtgtgtgtatatacatatatatacacatacatacatatagatagatagaaaaatatatatacacactgttaTATACCTATAACATACATATGTCAGATGTATTATATGCATTTCAGACCCTGCATAGGGTGAACAGTTAGTGGTTTATTAGATCTAAAATGCAAGTTTACGTatctttccattttttaataTTAGTGTTTTATAAAAATGATGCATCAGGGTGTATTTACATTATACACAGCCATGGGCTTTTTACAGGAGTCCCACATGATGACATCACAGTTGTGATGTGTCTTCTGCTTTATCAATTATTCTGTTCCCCACAAAGAAACTGGGGCTGGGAAGGAGATGTAGCAGAAGCAATATAGATTAAAATTTTTCTTTAAGAGCTCTCTGGTTAAAAGAATTAACAACTGTTCAACAACGACCAAGCATATACTGGAAATTTGTTGGTGAGGGATTTTGTTGACCCCTGTACTCCCAGAGTCTCTGCAGCAACACCTTTAAATACATAGGAACACATGACAACAACATTTCTGAACATCTGCGCTGTGGATAATTTTTGTGCCATGGAACGCGGGAATTCCTCTTCTTGAGCTCACCTTGATTTGTTTTAAGGCTCTTGGGTTTTCGGGCTCCATGTGTAAGCCAGAGCCAAAAACTCACTCCAACAGAGACTTAGCATGGTAGACAAAATAAAGGAGCACATGGGAACACACAAAACAAATGTCCCTGGTTCTTCACTTTCATACAACtgacaaatataaaaacaatttacCTTATTAAGTTCACATGTCCACCCCACTTAACAGTCAGGAAAGTTTAGAAGATGTGAACCCCACCTTCACTATAAGATCATACAGGGAAAAATGTTCACAGGCTGAATGGTGGAGTGTATTAATAAGcataaaactatttatttttcttgAAAGTGAAAGGGTGGAACAAAATTTAAACAGAAGTTTGTAACCAAAGGACACAAGCTCCGGGCCCATAGCGTGCCATTTCAAGATTAATATGCTGAATACTGCATACGCAGAAAATCTCCTGGGCACACTCTGGCACACTTTCCATGTAGACCCCCTTATTGCTGGAGGCAAACTTGAATAAATACAGACCAGGTCCCTTGAAGGTAGATGCTGTTAAGAGCTAAGATGGTGGGACTGAGTTGGATTTGGGTGTCTGGAATCAGAGCAGGAAACTCAAGGCTTCTTCAGAAAACTCTAGCCACAGAGAGTCTCCAACACCATTTAACTGATGCACAGATAATTGTTCCCACGATGTCCTGTGATCCGGTCACATGACTTGGTGTAGACAGGGAATTGGTGTCAACTCCTGCTGGAGAAAGGGTAATAATCATAAAAAGATCTTTACTGAAATTATGAAGACTATAACAGTTTATTATGCAAATTGCTGTCTCCTTATAATTATGAAcaataaacatattatatataatatttataatatataaatatatatcataattGTTTctaaaattcatatttaaaatttACTGTTATTCTGTTCATTTGCACTATGCTCAGCTATCTGTCAACCACTTTTATTCTGCAGGCTGTAAATACAGAAACAAGAGTAGCAACTTTCATgccttaagctggtcatacaagTCCAAATTGATTAAGTAATTTTACTAATTTCTACCCTGTAATACAAATGTAATAGTATTTATGTAATCCCCTATCTTGTCGGATCAATCACTTGAACCATATGTCAGACTGACCATCCCAATGTATGATCTCAAAGTATTAATTTGGTAAATGCCTTAAACGGTTAGGTGTTGTAATGCTCTGTTCTAAGGATATTTTGATTctcagacataggggcacatttactaaattcgactaaactcacttCCAGGAATTTGTGACATTTACACAAGTTTTGACAGTACAGCAATGGAAGAAAAAGAATTCCTGGTAGCCAGTGGCCTACTTACCATTCTCACCTCCTGGGGGGTGGATATAGTGAAGGGGTTGAGCCCTGCTGACTGGCCACAATGGCTGTAGAAGACAGGCCTGCACAAAGTAAATGGagtataacatttaaaaaaagcaatcaTGAATCATGTAGGCAGAAAGCAGGCATGTATGGGCCCCTTTAATCCCTTTCTCCTTCCTATGATCTGGCATAGAgcatagagctgggcggtatgaccaaaaatttatatcacagtatttttcaaaattatatcggtgtcacggtatttgacggtatttttttttttctatgcatgattaggtgttaaccccatttcctaataaattagagaataattactgcagtattgaaaatcagagtcaggcaagcgaaggatcggcagcagaaagtcgtaaggtaaatcaggcaggcttagtttcccaggcaaggccgcagacaacatagcacaggagggggcgtttgatagctttaaataccccccacgcatgcgcagaaccggtgcggtcagcgcgtcgcggacgtgcacgctttgacatgtacgtgcgctttgacacACGTGCACCTGGatgcgcgtgcgcaacgtcccacggacaacgggacgcgcgcgagactgggccgcacgggtgagtaccccgacaccccggtattgcggtatctgaaaaatgaatatagttttaaaaaaaacaccggtattcggtattaaacggtatatcgcccagccctaatagAGCAGATATTTATACTCagcaatggaggaagcagaccctgtggtccggGCCCTCCTGTATACTGGAACCCCCTGTGACCCTCTTTACCAAAAAGCCACTTCAAATTAGGTGTCAAATATCCAATTCTTACCAGGTCCATAGGTTACTGGATactgggcaggcagcagagaatAGCCTAGGTGATGGTGGTGGTGATGCGTGGACATTAAACGCTGGGAAGGAGAAGTGCGAGGCCTTTCTGAACTTCTGTCGCCTCCTCTGTCTGGAGCACCCATGCTACTGCATCCACCCACTGAACCGGCAGTGCTCCCAGGTACATTGCAGCCACTTCGATCTCGATCCTGGGGAGATTTGTCTGTTATCTAAATACGAAGGAAAGGAGAGAACAGCGCAATAAGTTAAAAAGTAATTTCACTTGCATATAATGGACACCTGTTGCTATTTTTAATGCGTTGGCTACAACATTTTCTTTTGTACTTCTGCTGTATGTAACTAATGGGCCTTTTCTCTCAGAAGTGTTAGGTTTGTCTGTAAATATATCCTCTAAATTAAAATGGCTCAGCAACTGGAGGCCTGCAGGCAAGGTAAGACCCTCCAAAAGATGTTTTATGCCCTTAGGCCCCCAGTCATCTGAACCAAGGGCTTCACTGAGCAGCACTCATCTATATACATTTTTCCTTGAGTCCTTTATTATGCGGAGGACCTGTACTCACCGTaggagatttgcttttgtaatggCTTGCATGTTGctgcaaaatatccaaggctttgGACTCTGAGGTGGGTTTGCAACTGACACTTGGGCTCGCTCTGGACTTATCGGATTCTTCACTGCTGCTAACTTTGTTTCCATAAGGAGAAAAAGAATAACTTGGGGGGAGATATGATCCTGAAATGAGAAAACCAGAAAGTGAAGGAAAGTCCAAAAAAGAATCTAAACATGAGGTGCCTGGCAGATAGACAGTAATGTGGACTTTTCCAACAGAGAAATGCGATTTCCAAATATTGTTATGTTCATATGTTAGAGAAAAAAACTTTACATGGGGTGTATCTTCTCACATAACTAGTTCCTTAttacaacaatataaaaaaatttatATTATAAGGATAAATAGAGATAATATCTGCATTCCTGGACTTTAACCATGTATAGAAATGTACACAAGCCAGTATTCAATGTGGTGTGGATCAGCATAGTTAAAAGGTGTTACATAATAACAACAGTAAAAGGCTACAAAGCCAGTgtgtaatataaatgtttttgaaTCTAAAGTACAATAAAAGCGCCAGCCTAAATTAACCTTTTATTTGTACCTGGGTAGTTTTGCATCATGACAGCAGGCATGCCACGGTAGCTTGGATGGCTGGGGTCGTATGCTTGACTGTAGGTATAGCTGTGCATGTAGGGGATGTACGACTGATGCTGTGTGAGGGGCGACGAAACTGGAACATGGGTGCTTGTTCGCGGGTCCTTAGGCAGCCCTCTGGGGTCCTCTGTGACTGGTGGTCCCTTGACATCCACACTCACCCCCTCTTTGCTATCTTCTTTAGAGGAGGCCTCTTTGCTCCGGGCCCGCTCCTCTTTGACCTTCCGTTCCCTCTCCTCCTTCCACCGTTCGTCCTCAGATTTTAAGGGGTCTGAGTACTTGGGATAGACATATGTCCATAGTCGAGAGTCTGCCTCCTGCTAGATATAAAAAGAGCAACAGCAAAGTGAGTTCTGCCATTTAACACTAGAGGACTGTCATTATATGTATAACATACTTCTACACAGGATGATGTTTCTAAGGTGTTGTACATGCACTGTTGCTAGTTTTCTTGAGCTAATTGGTTATAACCTTCTGCACATCACTGCAACTATGCTTGTACATATTAAACCATTTTGTTTACTATAATTACACATACAACTTTTAGGCGGTCACACCACTGATTAGGCTAAATCCTATTTGTTCCCTTTATCCTCCATTGTAACTAGAAGATACCAATTCCAAAAAACTACCTTTACTTCTTATGGGTTTAACTCTGGCTGCTATCACATGCATTAAATTCAAATCTGTtgcaattaaaatttaattttaaaaaatatttttgcgaTTAATAACCAAATGTGCTAACAAAGCTGCACTATGCCAACTAAAGTGGAAGTTCACCGTCatattaacttatagtatgtAATAACGAATAATCTGGTTACAGGTTTAGTTATAACGAGAAATCTGGTTACAGGTTTGGTTAGTCCTAATCAAGCCTTCATTATATTTGTCAACATCCCTCAAGAAAGGCACGTTTGCTGAAAAAAAAGACTTTGCAGATGGATTACCAAGATGgggcaactttaggaaagcaatTACCAGAAAgagacatatttataaaagtgtgtgcaggtatcagaccccttatatggaatcctattatccagaaagttctgaattttggAAAGGCCGTTGCCAAAACAATCCTTAATTACTGTTTCTATaattgtttttagcagacttaaaggacatgtaaataccccacacacaaaaatgtaatcagcctctgagaaatctttcaatacctgccacactggttgtccagaggttaatagtaaggctgcagtgtctcATTTATcccttagatttccttctcctcctctaacccactcggccccctccctcaggaatttgctttggttgttggcttgtgggcatgctcagttgttctaagctcagattactaaacatgccccccagtctagcagccagtgaagagatgatattgctggttcccatagaaactcagctctagctgtctgcttcaatttttttctcctaacctcctctcctgagctcagctcaaacaaagcagaacttttatcaaagacagttgtgcctgtgtgagcctgtattcttgatgaaatgtatgctgaataagggtctgtgtgtgtatgcagaTTTAAAAGTATCTGATTatatatcagagggaaaatggccaccaggtgaaagctgctatttgctttaggaaaatgtgatggtgctggcaagcggaggggatatatgcagtacaaatgatgccatttgggtgggggagatgtgcccaactgatatacattgtaggtaaatgtaggctttacatgtcctttaaggtaggagatcacaattacggaaagaccccttatctgggaaagcccaggtcccaagcattccggataatgggtcccatacctgtataatacattTCATGTTGAAATAAAAGAATAACTTATGCCATGGTATAATCTTATGAAAACATGTAACTGGGTGGAAAATTTTGATGTCAAAAAAGGGggtttgttttcatgaatgtgcaaCAACAGAATAGCAAAAGCTTGATTTACAacacagggattggatgggtgaagtttgaacttcccctccAGCCCAGCCCATCCCATCCCCTGGGTTTATTTCCAGtggtgtcccgccagcccagtccaacacaGAAtacacacttgataaagggcacaatAGGGGCCTGAAACATGTTgcgtatggcataaaaataaaagcacttttttgcaGCAATTCTGCACTCGCGCTCCcccctacatatattttttggctgagagtgcggctctatcgctgggggtttgatgcataaGGGCTGAaaggctgggcgcagaggacctatctagtcCAACACTGCATACTGGATACTCACCCATATAGCAATGTCAAATTGTTCATAGTTCCCACCTAGGCAGAACAGGAGATGATGCTGCTGTTGCACATTCATGAagtcaaatatataaatgtaaattgaAAATGTGCTGAATGGAGCAGTCTGAGCAAATTTACATTATATTAGTGGTGTAAATAATGGTATAATTTTAGGAGTTAACTTGGTGTAATATAACTACGCACCTGCAAATGTTATGAACAAGAACTGAACTTTAGAACTATGCCATTTATTTAAGACCAActttgaaatcattttttgacacaaaatattttacatggTTATAAATATGACTGTTGGCCTTAGATTTGAGCTTCTCAGGCTATACTGAGTTTTGATTATTActgtaaaggaaaaggaaaggctaagtaacttgggggtgccaaaatgttaggcacccctaaatGACTTTAATagcttactttttaccccgggctggtgcccctgttaggagaaaacctcaccagcccagggtataagcaGTGAGCGTTTCCTTCTGTTGTCACAATCCCTGGGCTGGCGCTTgtacattagagtgaaaagcagagTTTTTCATTCTACTTAGCATGTACAAGCGCGTGAAGAACGAAGCAGGAAGAGGAGGCcacgctcgcaggtaccccgggctggtgtggttttctcctaacaggggcaccagcccagggtaaaaggtaagcgattaaagtcacttgggggtgcctaacattttggcacccccaagtgacttagcctttccctcTTCTTTAATATTGCCACAGGCCTTTCCTTCTTGATGGCAATCAAAAGCAACCTGGTGTGATCTCCAGCATTTAGACTGCTATTGCTAAATGGCAGCAgtcaaaacaaattttttttaattggaatgACAAACTACTGTAATTCAGGCATATTTAGAAAAACGTTtgctgttaaaaagaaaaaaaaaacactacacaGAGTTTTCCTAGGTAAATTAAAAGTTTTCTATCAGGAATGccctaaagtgaaatgggacacgAAAAAGCAAAGGTACTTGGCAACCAGCATGTAGATCGGTGAAAAACTTGGCAGAACATGGGTTATTGCTTCCCAAGTGTGCTCAGATATATGTAACACAGAAACAGTCTCACTTGACAATATAACCTGACTCACAcacaatcttttttttcccccacctTATCAGACCTCTTCCTTTTTCATCTATTATTTTCTGCTTGTAAGGGGATGCTCATCTTTgtattaactttcagtatgatgtagagagtgatattcagagacaatctgcaatttcagtagctatctggttgctagggtccaaatttcccTAGCAACAAAGCAGTGGTGTAATTAAGtctgtaatatgaataggagaggcctgagcAGAAAGTAATtcaactgtagcctcaaagaacaaAAGTTGTTGCTGTTGggagtgaccctcatttgaaagcaaagagtcagaagaaggcggcaaatattttttaaaaactattgaaaaaaaaaatacatcgaAATAAAATTAATTATTGCGAaacatacttaggggctgatttactaacccacgaatccgacccgaatagGAAAAGTTCctacttgaaaacgaacattttgcgactttttcgtattttttgcgatttttttcggcgtctttacgaatttttcgttaccaatacgatttttgcgtaaaaacgcgagtttttcgtagccattacgaaagttgcgtaaaatctggcgatttttccgtaacgttaaaacttacgcgaaacttcgcaccttttaagttttaacgctaccaaaaaggcgcaacttttcgcgtaagttttaacgctacgaaaaatcgggcgattttacgcaactttcgtaatggctacgaaaaactcgcgtttttacgcaaaaatcgtattggtaacgaaaaattcgtaaagacgccgaaaaaaatcgcaaaataccgatcattacgaaaaaaccgcaatcggactcatttcgacccgttcgtgggttagtaaatgtgcccctaaaagttaaattagaggtgaaccaccccctttcaATCATCTCTGACCGTTTTCCACTTCACCTTGTCTTCAAAAGGCCAGTAATACAGGTGTAGGACAGAAAGCTTTTAGTGTGGCAGTCTTAGCACCCCAAAGATTGGGGGACTTGTGCTAGTCCCAAGTGTGAAACCCATACAAAAacaaggggttatgtaataaaatacactaagtttgcgtagtagcagtaacccatagcaaccaatcagaaggaagcatttctgggttgctatgggttacagttCCCGGTCTAACTTAGTggtttttattacaaatggggttCTATAAGCAATTATGGGGAAACAATTCAAAAAGATTACGCTTAAGCAGATACAATACAAGTGGCCAAACAGATATATGGCTCCTTTTCTACTAATCTGACTGATGAAAAATTTCCATCAAGCAGATAATCCTCAATACACAGAATAGCAGGATTATCAGTCAAAATGACTTTTTTATACAGGAACAAATCTGTGTATAGCCATTTTAAGATTTGCGACTAGAAGCCctgtacttattgtacagcgctgcggaatatgttggcgctttataaataaatgttaatgtaatgtaatgtaatatacagGATCCATGTTAAAACACAGATGTATGTTGTCATTTTAACTGCATGACTTACTTACATTAGCCTTTGACAACCCAATTTGTATTTCTTTGCATCTGATTCTTAAACAATGTACATGTTTTACTGTTTTGTCAAAGTTCTACTGCAAAGGAAAGACAAAAAATGCAACACAAGATGGTTGAATAACTTTGCCATTTACCTGTCTATACCACAGGGCAGGATCAAGACCAGCTTGCCGATTACATTCTCCAATAGATTTAGCTTCAGTTGTTTCTTTCCCTGCATGCTGACCACCTTCTGACACTTTTGCCTTTAACCCCTCTCCTTGCTGCAAGGGCAACTTTACAGAGTCCTCTGGCTTGGGGATGATCACTGACTTTCCAGAGTCTGAACTAGTCCCCAGTTCCTTGGCCTTGCTGGTCCCAGATTTCCCAAGGTCAGTAAGGCTTGGGGCCTTTGTTAGTGTTGGGGGCACAGACTTATGCTTCCATTCATCTTTAATTGAGGTCTCTCTTTCCCTTACtgcaatttctgcttttttctcaTTACTGCGTTGCTGTTCTAGACTCTGCCTTTGTTTCTGTTGCTCTTCATAATGCTGGCGATATGCTGGATTAGTACTAAGCATGTGTGCATGGTACCCTTGGTCACTGTAGCCATAAGGAGGCACGTAGGCATACTGGTTGTAATAGAGAGACTGCATGTACATGTTAGGCCTTTGCTGGATCACGGATGGTTGTTGGCTTGCGCTGTTTAGTTCTGGCTTTTTCTCTTCAGGAGGCTCAGTTTTCATTTTTACTTCTGTAACTTCtagatcctcttccttcttaaCCTTGAGGGGTTGACTCTCTGATGTAGCTTGACCAGTGGTATTTATGGCACTAGGACTGGAATGTGCATAGTTAGGAGAGTAATAGGTCTCAAAGCTCTGGTAGTATGGGGAGTCTTTGCTTTGTGGCTGTTGTGCAAAGAGTGTTTTTTTGGCACCCTCTTTTACTATCATATCTGGGTCTTTCACTTTGGTGCCATCTAATTTACCCTCTCCATCATCTCCTGCATCTGATATATCAGAGTATGCAGGACTGTTAGTTTTTGCTGAAGCACCTTCAGCACCATTTTGAGTTACAACATGCAAAGGGGTCATTGGTTGGCCTGGACTTGGATTTTCTATTCTACTTGATGTACTTCCTGAACCTATTGATGGACTTGGAGCATTGTCTGTAAAGCTGTAAATTTTATCAGCCTCAGCTTTAATGCTGGCTAGGCGGCTCTGGTGAGCATCAGAGCCATTAAGGAGGCCGTCTGCTTTGTTTGACGATTCCCCCATGCCTTCTCCATAAGggcttttgccttcctctggacggCCTGACTTCATAGAGGAGCCAGGGCTCTCCTCCTCTCTGCACTCTTTcttctttttatccttttttttcttaTCCCTAGATGGTGTCAGTGCAGGATTGATACCAGAGGGTTCTCCCATAACTGTGGGTTTTGGTTGAATTGGTTTAAGCTGAGGGCTAGCTGGCATAGCTTGCACCACTGTGGTTGTTATACCAGTTGAGGAGCCGGGACTGGAGGCAGTAAAAGTGGTAGCTTGAAAGGTGTACATTGGCTGAGGCACTATAGCTGGTGCAATTGGACGTGCAGATTTCACACTTTTAGAGGCAGGTGGCTTCTCAGTCTTGGTGCTTAAGCCTCCTTTTTTCACTGCATCTTTTTCTGCCAAACGTTTTTCCTGTAGATCAAAGCCATCATTGCTGGTATCATCTGCAGCTAGTGTCCCGTCCTCTGATCCATCATTAGAAAGGGCTCCAGGGTCTGTGTCACCCTCTGCCCCTACTTTCTTTTTACAAGCTGCCTTGCCTCCAAATTTTGCAGATAGTGTTGGACTGTGTGGTTCAGTTATGCGGGCCTTGGGAGTGGCAGAACGTGCAGGAGAGAGAGACCCTTTCTGGGATGCAAAGGCGCCATTGCATCCTCCCATGTCCAAATGAAGATGGGGCTCCTCTCCGCACTCACTATCACCATCAGCTTCTGGTTTACTGTCATCATCAGTGTGTGCATGCGCCTGATGATATTTCAGGCCATTGATGTgcttgtactttttattacaattAGGATGGGGACAGTCAATGAGAATCGGAGATGAACAATTTCGGTCAAGTGTTGCAGGTTCTACCTTGATAGTGCTTAGTGGAACTGTTAATGGCATGGACACAGGTGCAGAAGAGGAACCCAT contains:
- the znf609 gene encoding zinc finger protein 609 isoform X2 → MSLSSGAPGGKGLDTNPVETYDSGDEWDIGVGNLIIDLDADLEKDQQKLEMSGSKEVGLPAPNAVATLPDNIKFVTPVPSGQSKESKSKSKRSKSSKDGNRSSQASSGLFPAGEANKKEAGGRSGESGSCSGTPSVSVAPSKNSEKSSKASRISSSSKKESGKTKKDKGEVGVGGEKEPSGVLQPTQGMVGRGAALQEASGAAVDHLGGGLTVDGGSTLNVAGIKTEAEDQEAENRGMKKVKVEMMDSPSCASSGLPLHLLVPMVSSEISSPCEQIMVRTRSVGVNTSDVALATEPECLGPCEPGTSVNLEGIVWQETEDGMLVVNVTWRNKTYVGTLLDCTRHDWAPPRFCDSPTSDLEMRNGRGRGKRMRPSSSVPITETATVPDSKGASSSSSSSSKTRAGTNSKGRRGSQNSGEHRPPPCGASDDIKASPSSASKRKSKPPSDMELTSSSEDSKGSKRARTNSMGSSSAPVSMPLTVPLSTIKVEPATLDRNCSSPILIDCPHPNCNKKYKHINGLKYHQAHAHTDDDSKPEADGDSECGEEPHLHLDMGGCNGAFASQKGSLSPARSATPKARITEPHSPTLSAKFGGKAACKKKVGAEGDTDPGALSNDGSEDGTLAADDTSNDGFDLQEKRLAEKDAVKKGGLSTKTEKPPASKSVKSARPIAPAIVPQPMYTFQATTFTASSPGSSTGITTTVVQAMPASPQLKPIQPKPTVMGEPSGINPALTPSRDKKKKDKKKKECREEESPGSSMKSGRPEEGKSPYGEGMGESSNKADGLLNGSDAHQSRLASIKAEADKIYSFTDNAPSPSIGSGSTSSRIENPSPGQPMTPLHVVTQNGAEGASAKTNSPAYSDISDAGDDGEGKLDGTKVKDPDMIVKEGAKKTLFAQQPQSKDSPYYQSFETYYSPNYAHSSPSAINTTGQATSESQPLKVKKEEDLEVTEVKMKTEPPEEKKPELNSASQQPSVIQQRPNMYMQSLYYNQYAYVPPYGYSDQGYHAHMLSTNPAYRQHYEEQQKQRQSLEQQRSNEKKAEIAVRERETSIKDEWKHKSVPPTLTKAPSLTDLGKSGTSKAKELGTSSDSGKSVIIPKPEDSVKLPLQQGEGLKAKVSEGGQHAGKETTEAKSIGECNRQAGLDPALWYRQEADSRLWTYVYPKYSDPLKSEDERWKEERERKVKEERARSKEASSKEDSKEGVSVDVKGPPVTEDPRGLPKDPRTSTHVPVSSPLTQHQSYIPYMHSYTYSQAYDPSHPSYRGMPAVMMQNYPGSYLPPSYSFSPYGNKVSSSEESDKSRASPSVSCKPTSESKALDILQQHASHYKSKSPTITDKSPQDRDRSGCNVPGSTAGSVGGCSSMGAPDRGGDRSSERPRTSPSQRLMSTHHHHHHLGYSLLPAQYPVTYGPGLSSTAIVASQQGSTPSLYPPPRR